From Psychroflexus torquis ATCC 700755, the proteins below share one genomic window:
- a CDS encoding transporter, producing the protein MKLKLISLLTFISLTVNAQYTDVINSNRPGESFGAYSVGTNVLQFETGLAFSKDNHVSPLIPDRTLLEYQYQIRYGLLMERLEILLDGTFANVEDQLLRGGTQTTSNFSNFESNTLGVKYLLYDPNIQKEIDGPNLYSWKKNNLPQWSDLIPAVSIYAGLNLNFGDNPFKFEGEPNASPKAAIITQHNIGSKWVFVSNLIADKPTTDFPAYAGIFTLTHSIYKQTGIFAEFQTYISDLYSDEILRGGVAFLAGKNLQIDVSGLVNFKDSPERWRAGIGVSYRIDMHDSDEYIFKNDKERELYLEEQ; encoded by the coding sequence ATGAAACTGAAGCTAATTAGTCTTTTAACTTTTATCTCCTTAACTGTAAACGCACAATATACAGATGTGATTAATTCAAATAGACCAGGAGAATCCTTTGGAGCTTATTCCGTAGGCACTAATGTTTTACAATTCGAAACGGGATTGGCCTTTAGCAAAGACAATCACGTCTCCCCTTTAATTCCTGACCGAACTTTGTTGGAATATCAATATCAAATCAGATATGGATTATTAATGGAGCGCCTAGAAATCTTATTGGACGGAACTTTTGCTAACGTTGAAGATCAATTATTAAGAGGTGGAACTCAAACGACCTCAAACTTCAGTAATTTTGAAAGCAATACATTAGGAGTCAAATATTTACTATACGATCCTAATATTCAAAAAGAAATAGATGGGCCTAACCTATACAGTTGGAAGAAAAATAATCTTCCCCAGTGGAGTGATTTGATTCCTGCAGTATCTATTTATGCTGGATTAAATTTGAATTTTGGCGATAATCCCTTCAAATTTGAAGGAGAACCTAATGCTTCCCCGAAAGCAGCTATCATAACACAACACAATATTGGAAGCAAATGGGTCTTTGTATCCAATCTTATTGCCGATAAACCCACTACCGATTTTCCTGCTTATGCAGGAATCTTTACGCTCACCCATTCTATTTATAAGCAAACAGGAATTTTTGCTGAATTCCAAACTTACATCAGCGATCTCTACAGCGATGAAATTTTAAGGGGAGGTGTTGCCTTTTTAGCTGGTAAAAACCTTCAAATTGATGTTTCTGGACTTGTTAACTTCAAAGATTCTCCTGAACGTTGGAGAGCTGGCATAGGTGTTTCTTATAGAATTGATATGCACGATTCTGACGAATATATTTTCAAAAATGATAAAGAGCGTGAGCTTTACCTTGAAGAACAATAA
- the rpsO gene encoding 30S ribosomal protein S15, which produces MYLTQEEKGELFAKHGKDSKDSGSAEGQIALMTGRIEFISQHLKTNRKDYNSERSLVKLVGKRRNLLDYLMKKHIMRYRAIVKDLGLRK; this is translated from the coding sequence ATGTACTTAACACAAGAAGAAAAAGGCGAATTATTCGCCAAACACGGTAAGGATAGTAAAGATTCCGGATCTGCAGAAGGTCAAATCGCATTGATGACCGGAAGAATTGAATTCATTTCTCAACACCTTAAGACAAACAGAAAAGATTATAATTCTGAACGTTCACTAGTAAAACTTGTAGGTAAAAGAAGAAACCTATTGGATTATCTTATGAAGAAACATATTATGAGGTATAGAGCTATTGTAAAAGATTTAGGATTAAGAAAATAA